Proteins from a genomic interval of Pseudomonadota bacterium:
- a CDS encoding Hsp20/alpha crystallin family protein has protein sequence MLDLVPFRKSHYLDPFKEVEHLARHFWHDLPFRDITTAGEFDFAPRLDITETDKTLEVKAELPGLERKDVDITLDNDFLVIKGEKKHEEEEKGRHFHRVERHFGSFQRSVRLPVEVDTKKVKATFKDGVLTVTMTKIVTGKEKATHIEIQ, from the coding sequence ATGTTGGATCTGGTTCCTTTCAGAAAATCTCATTATCTTGACCCTTTTAAAGAAGTTGAACATCTGGCCAGGCATTTCTGGCACGACCTTCCCTTCCGGGATATTACCACCGCAGGAGAGTTTGATTTTGCCCCGCGGCTGGATATTACCGAAACGGACAAGACGCTTGAGGTGAAAGCTGAACTCCCCGGTCTGGAGAGGAAAGACGTCGACATCACCCTTGACAATGATTTCCTTGTCATCAAAGGTGAAAAGAAACATGAGGAAGAAGAAAAAGGGCGTCATTTCCACAGAGTGGAACGCCATTTCGGATCTTTCCAACGGAGTGTGAGATTGCCGGTGGAAGTTGATACGAAAAAGGTTAAAGCAACTTTTAAAGACGGCGTCCTTACCGTCACGATGACCAAGATTGTAACCGGCAAAGAAAAAGCTACCCATATCGAGATTCAGTGA
- a CDS encoding CZB domain-containing protein, giving the protein MRNLTIGRKISYGFGTILTLLVIMVVFNEFGIGRIVRNASQVITGNMLDGNLAQKEVDHLNWVAKVNALLTDENVTELQVETDDHLCAFGKWLFGEGRKNTETFVPELSTLLKEIEKPHHELHLSAIAIKEAYKPVSKKLLEQVTDINAANLEWSSRVRDSLLNRKTKLGVRLDPDHSILGKWLVSESAQLALKNGSDNLKKTINALGQAQKEMYASAILVNDLMAKDTIDSAISLFKNDTSPKIDTLIDLLIELQAEVENEMAGAIEANRIYATQTMPALIEVQKKLNTLRDELKKHVMTDVIMLDAAKKTRLFALSIGLLIVVAGILLAFFISRGIIRSLTDISQIIGTGSSQVNMAALEISSSSQSLADGASTQAAAMEETTSSLEQMSTMTRQNAANSNEADRLMQEASEVLSKADRSMQNLTESMNEISTASGQTQKIVKTIDEIAFQTNLLALNAAVEAARAGEAGAGFAVVAEEVRNLALRAAQAAKNTSQLIEDTVKKVQTGSRQASETSEAFDIAAEASAKIKNIVSEIAKASNEQDQGITQINKALAEIDAITQQNAASAEEAASASTELNAQSDMMKDSVNDLLIMVGAAAHPGT; this is encoded by the coding sequence ATGCGCAACTTAACAATCGGCCGAAAGATCAGCTACGGTTTCGGGACCATCCTGACACTTCTCGTGATAATGGTTGTTTTCAACGAATTCGGTATTGGCAGAATCGTCAGAAATGCCAGCCAGGTCATTACCGGCAACATGCTGGACGGCAACCTGGCCCAGAAAGAGGTTGATCATTTGAACTGGGTCGCAAAAGTGAACGCCCTGCTCACAGATGAAAATGTAACCGAGCTTCAGGTCGAGACCGACGACCACCTCTGCGCTTTCGGCAAATGGCTTTTCGGGGAAGGGAGAAAAAACACCGAGACCTTTGTTCCTGAACTGTCCACCCTGCTTAAAGAGATAGAAAAACCGCACCACGAGCTGCATCTTTCCGCGATCGCCATAAAAGAGGCTTACAAACCAGTCAGCAAAAAACTCCTTGAACAGGTAACAGATATCAATGCGGCAAATCTCGAATGGTCTTCGAGGGTTAGGGATTCTCTTCTAAACAGAAAAACGAAGCTGGGGGTCCGCCTTGATCCGGATCATTCAATTCTCGGCAAATGGCTGGTTTCGGAGAGCGCACAACTCGCCCTGAAAAATGGCAGTGATAATCTGAAAAAGACCATCAATGCTTTGGGTCAGGCCCAAAAGGAGATGTACGCTTCTGCGATTCTGGTGAATGACCTCATGGCAAAAGATACTATCGACAGTGCCATCAGTCTCTTCAAAAACGACACCTCCCCGAAGATCGACACCCTTATCGACCTTCTGATTGAACTGCAGGCCGAAGTGGAAAATGAAATGGCAGGCGCCATTGAAGCAAACAGAATATATGCCACCCAGACAATGCCGGCCTTAATAGAAGTCCAGAAAAAATTGAACACTCTCCGTGATGAATTAAAAAAACACGTCATGACAGATGTGATCATGCTTGATGCAGCAAAAAAAACCAGGCTGTTCGCATTATCGATCGGGCTGCTCATCGTTGTTGCAGGAATTCTGCTTGCGTTTTTCATCTCCAGGGGAATCATCCGTTCTCTGACCGATATCTCTCAAATCATCGGAACCGGATCCTCCCAGGTGAACATGGCCGCTTTGGAAATTTCATCATCCAGTCAAAGCCTTGCAGACGGAGCATCAACTCAGGCTGCGGCGATGGAAGAAACAACCTCGTCTCTTGAACAGATGTCCACCATGACCAGACAGAATGCGGCCAACTCCAATGAAGCAGACCGCCTGATGCAGGAAGCCAGCGAAGTGCTCTCCAAGGCCGACCGCTCAATGCAGAACCTCACAGAATCCATGAATGAAATCAGTACCGCCAGCGGACAAACCCAGAAGATTGTCAAGACCATCGACGAAATAGCATTCCAGACAAATCTTCTGGCATTAAATGCTGCGGTTGAAGCTGCCAGGGCTGGGGAAGCGGGAGCGGGGTTTGCAGTAGTTGCCGAAGAGGTTCGCAATCTTGCGCTCCGGGCCGCCCAGGCAGCAAAAAACACCTCGCAACTGATCGAAGACACCGTTAAGAAAGTACAAACAGGGTCCAGGCAGGCTTCTGAAACAAGCGAAGCTTTTGACATTGCCGCTGAAGCCAGTGCAAAGATAAAAAACATCGTCAGTGAAATCGCGAAAGCTTCCAACGAGCAGGACCAGGGGATCACTCAGATCAACAAGGCTCTCGCCGAAATTGATGCGATTACTCAACAGAATGCAGCCTCAGCCGAAGAAGCAGCCTCAGCCTCCACAGAATTAAACGCCCAGTCCGACATGATGAAGGACTCGGTCAATGACCTGCTGATCATGGTTGGCGCAGCTGCGCATCCCGGGACGTAA